GCCGACGGCGTGGTCAAGGTCGCCCAGGCCGCCGAGGAGATCAGCCGCGAAGGTCAGGCCACCATCGAGCGCGCCATCGAGGGCATGCAGAAGCTCGACGAGCAGGTGCGCGCCATCGCCCTCACCATCACCGACCTCACCGAGCGCGCGGTGCAGATCGGCGACATCAACCAGACGGTGAAAGACCTCGCCGAGCGCTCCAACATGCTCGCCCTCAACGCCAGCATCGAGGCCAGCAAGGCCGGCGAGCAGGGCAAGGGGTTCTCCGTGGTGGCCATGGAGATGCGGACGCTGGCCGAGCAGAGCAAGCAGGCCGCGGGCAAGGTGCGCGACCAGCTCGCCGAGGTGCAGCGCGTCACCCGCGCGGCCGTGAACGCCACCGAAGAGGGCAGCAAGCGCGCCCAGGCCGCGGTGGGCCTCACCCAGGCCGCGGCGCAGACCATCGTGCGGCTGGCCCAGGTGTGCCAGGAGAGCTCGCTCGCGGGCCGGCAGATCGCGGGCAACACCCGCCAGCAGACACTTGGCGTCGACCAAATCGTCTCTGCTTTGCGGGAGCTCTCCAGCGCCAGCCAGACGTCGGTCGGCGGGACCCAGGAGATCGAGCGCGCCGCAGGGAGTCTCAAGAGCTTGGCGGGCAAGCTGGGCGATTCGGTGGGGCGGTACCGGGCGTGAGCAGGAACGGGTCGTGGGAGGGGGAGCGCGTCTCGGTCTCGGGCGCGCGGGATGAGGGAGGCTGAATGAAGCGGATCTTGATCGTCGACGACGCGAAGGTGGTGGTGAGCCTCATCCGCGTCTACTTCGCCAACTGGCCGGTGGAGTTCATGGTCGCCGCCGACGGCGAAGAGGGCCTGGTGCGCGCCAAGGAGCACAAGCCCGACCTGGTCATCGCCGACGTGCGCATGCCCAAGATGGACGGCTTCGAGCTCTGCGCCGCCATCATCGCCGACGAGAAGCTCGCCGGCACGCCCGTGGTGCTCCTCTCCGCCAACGCCGACGAGGCCGCGAAGAAGAAGGGCGAGCTCGTTGGCGCCACGGCCTTCCTCAAGAAGCCCGTCTCGCCCGAGGAGCTCAAGGCGACGGTGGGCAAGATCCTCGGCATCGGAGAGTCCTGAGCGTGGCCCAGTCGCTCGACTTCGCGCAGCTGTACAAGCGGCTCGACGAGGCCGACGAGCGGCTCTCGCGGCCGCTGGATCCCGCGGCGCAGCAGGCGCTGCTCGAGAAGCGCGCCCACACCGTCGCGCGCAAGGTGGAGCACGAGCAGGTCGACGAGCTCTCCGTGCTCGGTTTCACTCTGGGTGAAGAGCGGTACGCCGTGAAGGTGCACGACGTGGAGATGGTGCTCACCGCCAAGCGCCTCGCGCCGCTCGCGGGCGCGCCGCGCTTCGTGCTCGGCGCCGCCGTGGTGCGCTCGCGCATCGTGCCCGTGCTGGATCTGCGGCACCTGCTGGGCCGCGCGGGTCGGTCGGCGTCGGACCTGACGGGCATCGTGGCCGTGGCCGTGGGTGAAGAGCGGTTCGCGCTGGCGGTGGAGCACGTGGAGGGCCAGCTCGATCTGCCCAAGTCCACGCTCGGGCCGCCGCCGCCCGGGCCGTATCTGCACGTGGGCGCAGACCAGCGCGCCATCCTCGACCTCTCCCGCCTGCTGGAGCAGGCCGCCCGCGAGGGGCAATAGCCCGCGATGGACGAGCGCATCCGCAGCATCTGGCCGGTCTTCGCCGAGGAGGCGCGCGAGAGCGTGCAGTCTCTCGGCGACGGCTTGCTCGCGCTGGAGCGCACCCCGCTCGCCGAGGCGCGCGAGACGGTCATCGTGCTCAAGCGCACCGCGCACTCGCTCAAGGGCTCCGCGGGCAGCATGGGCTTTGGCGACGTGGAGAACCTCGCGCACGCGCTCGAGGACGCGATCGCCCACGCGCCGGAGCACGAGCGGCTCTCGGCCTCGATCGTGGAGGCCGCGCTGGCCGCCATCGCCAGCATCGAGGCCATGGTGGACGCGGTGGATCGCGGCGGATCCGCGAACATCCCGCGCGCCGAAGAGCTGGCGAGCGCGCTGCGCGGTGGCGCGCCCGTCGGGTCGCAACCTGCGAAGGCTCCCCAAGCGCGACCGGCGACCCAGGCCGCGCCCGCCTTGAGCGAGCTCTGGCCCACCTTCCACGCGGAGATGGATGAGCGGCTCAAGTCGCTGCGGAGCCAGCTTGCGGAGCTCCCCGCGAAGCTCGGCGCGGATCAGGTGGATCCGTTGCGTCCGCTCGCGGAGAGCCTGCAGCGCTCGGCCGCCACGCTGCAGCATGCGGGGCTCACCGCGCGGGCCGGGGCCGTGCTCGCGGCGCTCAAGCCAGGTGCCAAGGCCGCGCTGGTGAAGGCCGCGGAGGCCCTCGCGGGCGCGCTCGAGGCCGAGGCCAACCTGCGCAAGCCGGCCGCGGCCGCGCCCTCGCCTGCGCTGGCGGAGGTGGACGCGCTCGAGGCGGGCTTCGGCGCGGTGCGTGGCGCGTCGGCGAACCAGCGCGCCGAGGTGGCCCAGAAGTCCGCCGATCGCGTGCAGCAGTTCGTGCGCTGGGCGCGCGGGCAGGGCCGCGAGGATCTGGCGTCGATCGCGGCGCGCTTGCACGAGACCTACGCGGGGCTCGGTGGCGGGCAGCTCACGCCCGGTCGGGCGCTGGCGCAGGCGGCCGAAGCGCTCGTCGAGCTTCGCGCCCGCGCGCAGAAGGCGACCGACACGGATCAAGGAGAGTCGATCAGCACCACCGCGCGCGCCGAGCGCATGGTGCGCGTGGCGACGTCGAAGATCGACGGGCTCGCGGGGCAGGTGGAGCAGTGGTCGCTGGTGCAGCAGCGGCAGGAGTGGCGCACGGTGGAGCTGCGGCGGCTGCTGGCGCGCACCTGGGCGAGCGCCGCGGCGCCGCAGCGGGTGGCGACGCTGTTGCGCGCAGGCGAAACCCAGGCTGCTGCCGAAGAGACGAACCACCTCTCCGACGGGCTGCGCGCGCTGCACCGCGACCTCGCTCGGCTGGCGCAGGAGCTCATCGCCGACGGTGAAGCGATGCGCATGTCGGCGCTCGCGGCGCGCGAGGATCTGCGCGATCTGCGCACCGTGCCCGCGAGCGTGATGCTCGAGCCCTTGCCGCGCGCGGTGCGCGATGTGTCCGGGCGGTTGGGCAAGCAGGTGGAGCTCTCGCTCGTGGGCGACGACGTGCGCCTCGATCGCCGCATGGTCGAGGAACTCAAAGACCCGCTCATGCACCTGGTGCGCAACGCCATCGACCACGGCCTGGAGTCGCCCGAGGCACGGCGCGCGGCAGGCAAGTCCGAGGTGGGGCGGCTGGAGATCCGCGTGGAGCCGCGCGGCCGCCGCGTGGCGCTGCTCATCAAGGACGACGGCGCGGGCCTCGACGTGGCACGCATCCGCGCGGTGGCGAAAGCGAAAGGCGTGCTGGACGCCGCGGAGCTGGCCAAGCTCGACGACCACGAGGCGGTGCGGCTCATCTTCCGGCCGGGATTCTCCACCGCCGCGGAGGTGACCAACATCTCCGGGCGCGGCGTGGGCCTCGACGTGGTGCACGCCGCGGTGGTGAAGCTCGGCGGCGCGGTGAACCTCTCCTTCCGCGCCGGACGCGGCACGACGTTCGAGCTCGATTTGCCGCTCACCCTCGCTTCGGCGCTCGGCGTGTTGGTGCGCGCGGGCAGCGAGGTCTTGGCGTTCCCGGCCGAGTCGATCACCCAGAT
This genomic interval from Deltaproteobacteria bacterium contains the following:
- a CDS encoding response regulator, whose product is MKRILIVDDAKVVVSLIRVYFANWPVEFMVAADGEEGLVRAKEHKPDLVIADVRMPKMDGFELCAAIIADEKLAGTPVVLLSANADEAAKKKGELVGATAFLKKPVSPEELKATVGKILGIGES
- a CDS encoding chemotaxis protein CheW, producing the protein MAQSLDFAQLYKRLDEADERLSRPLDPAAQQALLEKRAHTVARKVEHEQVDELSVLGFTLGEERYAVKVHDVEMVLTAKRLAPLAGAPRFVLGAAVVRSRIVPVLDLRHLLGRAGRSASDLTGIVAVAVGEERFALAVEHVEGQLDLPKSTLGPPPPGPYLHVGADQRAILDLSRLLEQAAREGQ
- a CDS encoding response regulator, producing MDERIRSIWPVFAEEARESVQSLGDGLLALERTPLAEARETVIVLKRTAHSLKGSAGSMGFGDVENLAHALEDAIAHAPEHERLSASIVEAALAAIASIEAMVDAVDRGGSANIPRAEELASALRGGAPVGSQPAKAPQARPATQAAPALSELWPTFHAEMDERLKSLRSQLAELPAKLGADQVDPLRPLAESLQRSAATLQHAGLTARAGAVLAALKPGAKAALVKAAEALAGALEAEANLRKPAAAAPSPALAEVDALEAGFGAVRGASANQRAEVAQKSADRVQQFVRWARGQGREDLASIAARLHETYAGLGGGQLTPGRALAQAAEALVELRARAQKATDTDQGESISTTARAERMVRVATSKIDGLAGQVEQWSLVQQRQEWRTVELRRLLARTWASAAAPQRVATLLRAGETQAAAEETNHLSDGLRALHRDLARLAQELIADGEAMRMSALAAREDLRDLRTVPASVMLEPLPRAVRDVSGRLGKQVELSLVGDDVRLDRRMVEELKDPLMHLVRNAIDHGLESPEARRAAGKSEVGRLEIRVEPRGRRVALLIKDDGAGLDVARIRAVAKAKGVLDAAELAKLDDHEAVRLIFRPGFSTAAEVTNISGRGVGLDVVHAAVVKLGGAVNLSFRAGRGTTFELDLPLTLASALGVLVRAGSEVLAFPAESITQILKVAPNEVSSVAGRASVVHEGRALPYLPLARALGQVASNESRTRWVPGLLLASGTSRAVVAVDEVLGEQELVVQGLGKVMANVKLVAGASMLNDGRVVTVANAAELLRQAAEAGAQATERARILVADDALTTRALMRSVLELAGYEVAIAPDGEAAFELLQKGKFDLVVSDVQMPRLDGLGLCRRIRADQKLRETPLILVTSLDAQEDKAAGLSAGANGYLVKREVERGKLLELVGQLLPRSA